Proteins from a single region of Xiphias gladius isolate SHS-SW01 ecotype Sanya breed wild chromosome 2, ASM1685928v1, whole genome shotgun sequence:
- the plxnc1 gene encoding plexin-C1 isoform X1 translates to MILLPGLLFILSGEPGRCRGEDGGLTFDGDIRHFAVATNTVYIATEKKLYQLSHDLTVVQSLNQRGILKGGNKQSDEVQFYRVSEEAWRNATFRVNMLLPFVENDTLISCGVTDNECGYCEVLDLMNISNILYSESIQVGPLRRSNASVAVLVNVEKNPTRSDTYILTAIQQYQDHSEKGSCTSDSVTVNLQNTNNKQTGGIFSLIDDQATPSVKSSRDVEFVDGFQINSVIYLLSNVPSDDRSNRVRLIWLEGKTSKTRTLRSLRGATLNISEAGGECNRLLASSLIPGGPPVLWGGVFSMDVGQTNTELIVFDISPDLTGEADADPDFCSSVCTDNPSFKKSKSLKPKAVLFRQKYMTSLLAVRQKAWVVFFIGTGDGQLIKLAVDKDYHTACPMILYRANDDRRVFPKIHLDQVDRKHVYVPFRNQMMHVPVSKCRAYTNVQECWSAQDPHCVWCGSKRSCTFEDDCKDLDWLSIPADYQQKMVSYKIIKDPAGQIILNIQTHLTVGQTPLSNFACQFSASSSALCNMNGPPPQFPQCTCILSDSILPAEGLAVSVRIRLGTTQLLEQLTLTNCSDIRGPPSSVLCQQCIKTGCGWSQNECTWANEGVRNDNVCQMIESGMNISRPDISSITPSVVSFFGRNHALLSGHNLGDVTGVRMQEYMDCTPQESPVWNNTGVNLTFHIPSTASKGMVKACALLPDGSCHGSTKITYRSSPSCNNIVPSSTWASGKRKITLMGSHLDFVEGVTHSHAPQEVRLPGNSNCQNLTYDTPAAENIQGTFTSTVFVKVANETLPCSTSITYYPEPEFTSFTPTKTGDDVRITIEKKADKLEMTTAELSVWGVQEGKQYPCIMEAKETNNETDFFTCEIKSTPNAKFQQLMIKYGDETVILYLKSSLLFLLMLLVLLLIPCIIIMVAIIYRSKQKKFTAEMNRRMEDLEFNIRNDIRQGFVDLQTEKADLIENVGAIPFLDYKHFASRIFFPESESLMMSCIKDIAQDAVKIQLDECCQCLSRLIQDPLFLTSMVQALEEQKSFTIKDKCTLASLLTVALHSNLLYLTEMMEVLLKALMHQNSNAQPKLLLRRTESTVEKLLTNWMSICLYGFLRESVGQHLFLMVSAVTQQMAKGPVDFVTEKALYTLSEDWLLWQAPDFSSLKLKVLFAVGSDGEVSEPLEVNTLSCDTVEQVKEKILSTFKAKFGFPYNISLRDVCIEYEKDRSFTPLEEVDASSEIIGEVTMLNTLKHYKVPDGATIKVLSKKTHPPLSPQGSLRDNENFSGKYFHLIDPDIEEHQRKNPERKKLKLKEVHLTKLLSTKVAVHSFVENLFKSIWGMPHSRAPHAVKYFFDFLDTQADNMRITDTDVLHIWKTNSLPLRFWVNILKNPQFVFDMEKTPHLDSCLSVIAQAFMDCFSLSETQLGKHAPTNKLLYARDIPKFKQEVKAYYKQIRDQSPITDSEFKDFLQEESKKHENDFNEAAALRELYKFIQRYFTEIQDKFDQNGAPTELREQLHHVKNLFDGLKSCSWN, encoded by the exons ATGATCCTGCTCCCTGGTCTGCTATTTATTCTCAGCGGAGAACCGGGTCGTTGTCGGGGGGAGGATGGAGGCTTAACTTTTGATGGAGATATCCGCCACTTCGCCGTGGCCACCAACACGGTTTACATCGCTACAGAAAAGAAGCTGTACCAGCTGAGCCACGACCTCACTGTGGTCCAGAGTCTGAACCAGAGAGGAATCTTGAAGGGCGGAAACAAGCAGTCGGACGAGGTGCAGTTTTACCGGGTTTCAGAAGAGGCTTGGAGGAACGCAACTTTTAGAGTCAACATGCTATTGCCATTTGTTGAGAACGACACTTTGATCAGCTGCGGGGTGACCGACAATGAGTGTGGTTACTGCGAGGTTCTGGACCTGATGAACATCTCTAACATTCTGTACAGCGAGAGCATCCAAGTGGGACCACTGAGGCGCAGCAACGCGTCCGTCGCAGTCTTGGTGAATGTGGAGAAGAATCCAACCCGGAGCGACACTTACATTCTGACCGCGATACAGCAATATCAAGACCACTCCGAAAAGGGCAGCTGCACCTCAGATTCCGTAACTGTCAACCTTCAGAATACGAATAACAAACAGACAGGGGGTATATTTTCCCTTATTGATGACCAAGCCACGCCTTCGGTCAAAAGTTCACGCGATGTGGAGTTTGTGGACGGATTTCAGATCAATTCAGTCATATATCTGCTCTCCAACGTGCCCTCAGATGATAGAAGTAACAGAGTCCGTCTAATTTGGCTTGAGGGCAAAACCAGCAAGACCCGAACTCTCAGGTCGCTGCGGGGTGCGACTCTCAATATTTCTGAAGCTGGTGGAGAATGTAACAGACTCCTGGCCTCTTCGTTGATCCCGGGCGGGCCGCCGGTGCTCTGGGGCGGAGTATTCAGTATGGACGTAGGACAGACCAACACCGAGCTGATAGTGTTTGATATTAGTCCTGATCTCACCGGAGAGGCCGATGCAGATCCAGACTTCTGCAGTAGTGTCTGTACTGACAATCCAAGTTTTAAAAAG TCAAAGAGCCTGAAGCCGAAGGCAGTGCTCTTCAGGCAGAAGTACATGACCTCTTTGCTGGCAGTGAGGCAGAAGGCCTGGGTGGTTTTCTTCATCGGGACAGGAGACGGGCAGCTGATTAAG CTCGCTGTAGATAAGGACTATCACACCGCCTGTCCCATGATACTCTACAGGGCCAATGATGACCGCCGAGTGTTTCCCAAAATACATCTGGATCAAGTGGATCGTAAACATGTGTATGTGCCATTTCGAAACCAG aTGATGCATGTACCTGTGTCAAAGTGCAGAGCATACACAAATGTGCAGGAGTGTTGGTCTGCACAGGATCCACACTGTGTCTGGTGTGGCTCTAAAAGAAG ttGCACATTTGAAGATGACTGCAAAGATTTAGACTGGCTATCCATTCCTGCTGATTACCAACAGAAAATGGTTTCTTACAAAATTATAAAGGACCCAGCAGGCCAG ATCATACTTAACATCCAGACACACCTGACTGTGGGCCAGACGCCACTGTCTAACTTCGCCTGTCAATTCTCTGCGAGTTCCAGTgcactttgtaacatgaatGGCCCTCCTCCACAGTTCCCACAATGCACTTGCATCCTCTCTGATAGCATACTTCCTGCTGAAG GCCTGGCAGTCAGTGTAAGAATTAGACTTGGGACGACGCAGTTATTAGAACAACTGACGCTAACCAACTGTTCTGACATCAGGGGACCGCCAAGTTCTGTCTT gTGTCAGCAGTGTATCAAGACTGGATGTGGCTGGAGCCAAAACGAATGTACCTGGGCAAATGAAGGAGTGAGGAAT GACAATGTTTGCCAAATGATTGAGTCAGGGATGAACATTTCT agGCCAGATATCTCCTCCATCACCCCGAGTGTCGTGTCTTTCTTTGGCAGAAACCATGCGTTGTTGTCAGGTCATAACCTCGGTGATGTGACCGGCGTGAGGATGCAGGAGTATATGGACTGCACTCCACAAGA ATCTCCTGTATGGAACAACACAGGCGTGAATCTGACGTTCCACATTCCCAGTACAGCTAGTAAAGGCATGGTCAAAGCATGTGCTCTCCTCCCAGATGGTAGTTGCCATGGCAGCACTAAAATCACCTACCGGTCATCACCATCCTGCAACAACATTGTACCAAGCAGCACCTGGGCCAG TGGAAAGAGGAAGATCACACTCATGGGCTCTCACCTGGATTTTGTGGAGGGGGTCACACACAGCCACGCACCGCAGGAAGTCAGGCTTCCTGGAAACAGCAACTGTCAG AATCTCACCTATGACACACCTGCGGCTGAAAACATTCAGGGGACTTTTACCAGCACTGTGTTTGTGAAAGTAGCCAATGAAACCTTGCCCTGCTCCACAAGCATCACCTACTATCCAGAGCCTGAGTTTACCAGCTTCACACCGACAAAGACAGGGGATGATGTGCGCATCACCATCGAG aaaaaggCAGACAAACTGGAGATGACAACAGCAGAGTTGTCAGTATGGGGCGTTCAGGAAGGAAAACAATACCCCTGCATCATGGAGGCCAAAGAAACTAACAACGAGACTGACTTTTTCACGTGTGAAATTAAGAGCACACCTAATGCTAAATTTCAGCAGTTAATG ATCAAGTATGGAGATGAGACAGTAATACTGTACCTTAAATCTTCATTACTGTTCCTTCTGATGCTGCTTGTCCTTCTGCTGATACCCTGCATTATTATCA tggTGGCAATTATCTACCGAAGCAAACAGAAGAAGTTCACTGCTGAGATGAACAGGCGTATGGAGGATCTGGAGTTCAACATCAGGAATGACATCAGACAAG GTTTTGTGGatctgcagacagaaaaagctgACCTGATTGAAAATGTTGGAGCGATTCCTTTCCTGGACTACAAGCACTTTGCCTCCAGAATCTTTTTTCCTGAG AGTGAATCTTTGATGATGTCCTGTATCAAAGACATTGCTCAG GATGCAGTGAAGATTCAGCTTGATGAATGTTGCCAATGCTTGTCCAGGCTGATCCAGGATCCGCTCTTCCTCACATCTATGGTGCAAGCTCTGGAGGAACAGAAAAGCTTCACCATCAAAGACAA GTGTACATTGGCATCCCTACTAACAGTAGCACTCCACAGCAACTTGTTGTACCTGACAGAGATGATGGAGGTTCTGTTGAAAGCACTGATGCATCAAAACAGCAATGCTCAGCCCAAACTGTTGCTACGACGCACCGAGTCCACAGTGGAGAAACTGTTGACCAACTGGATGTCCATATGCCTTTATGGCTTCCTCCGG gaAAGTGTTGGCCAGCACCTGTTCCTGATGGTGAGCGCTGTCACGCAGCAGATGGCCAAAGGACCTGTTGACTTTGTGACAGAGAAAGCTCTGTATACACTCAGTGAGGACTGGCTGCTGTGGCAGGCTCCAGACTTCAGCTCCCtg AAGCTGAAGGTGCTGTTTGCAGTGGGCAGTGATGGGGAGGTCAGTGAGCCTCTGGAGGTCAACACACTCAGCTGTGACACAGTAGAGCAGGTCAAAGAGAAAATCCTATCCACCTTCAAGGCCAAATTTGGTTTCCCCTACAACATTTCCCTCAGGGACGTTTGTATTG AGTATGAGAAGGATAGATCTTTTACTCCTCTTGAGGAAGTGGATGCAAGCTCTGAGATTATTGGGGAGGTGACAATGCTCAACACACTCAAGCACTACAAG GTTCCTGATGGAGCGACAATTAAAGTGCTTTCTAAGAAAACTCATCCTCCTCTGAGCCCACAGGGGAGTCTGAGGG ATAATGAGAACTTCTCTGGAAAATACTTCCACCTG ATTGATCCTGATATAGAGGAGCACCAAAGAAAGAACCCAGAGAGGAAGAAGTTAAAACTGAAGGAAGTGCACCTCACCAAGCTGCTCTCTACCAAG GTGGCGGTGCATTCATTTGTGGAGAACCTGTTCAAGTCTATCTGGGGGATGCCACACAGCAGAGCTCCGCATGCTGTCAAATACTTCTTTGACTTTCTGGACACTCAGGCAGACAACATGAGGATCACTGACACAGATGTCCTGCACATCTGGAAGACCAACAG TTTGCCTCTGCGCTTCTGGGTCAACATCCTCAAAAACCCGCAGTTTGTTTTCGACATGGAGAAGACTCCACATTTGGACAGCTGCCTATCAGTCATCGCTCAGGCCTTCATGGACTGCTTCTCACTCAGTGAGACCCAGCTGGGGAAG CATGCACCAACCAACAAGCTCCTATATGCCAGAGATATTCCCAAAttcaaacaggaagtgaaggCTTACTACAAGCagatcagagaccagtcacCAATCACAGACTCAGAATTCAAGGACTTTCTGCAGGAGGAGTCAAAG aaacatgaaaatgatttcaACGAAGCGGCAGCCCTCAGAGAGCTCTACAAATTCATCCAGCGATACTTCACGGAG
- the plxnc1 gene encoding plexin-C1 isoform X3, with the protein MILLPGLLFILSGEPGRCRGEDGGLTFDGDIRHFAVATNTVYIATEKKLYQLSHDLTVVQSLNQRGILKGGNKQSDEVQFYRVSEEAWRNATFRVNMLLPFVENDTLISCGVTDNECGYCEVLDLMNISNILYSESIQVGPLRRSNASVAVLVNVEKNPTRSDTYILTAIQQYQDHSEKGSCTSDSVTVNLQNTNNKQTGGIFSLIDDQATPSVKSSRDVEFVDGFQINSVIYLLSNVPSDDRSNRVRLIWLEGKTSKTRTLRSLRGATLNISEAGGECNRLLASSLIPGGPPVLWGGVFSMDVGQTNTELIVFDISPDLTGEADADPDFCSSVCTDNPSFKKSKSLKPKAVLFRQKYMTSLLAVRQKAWVVFFIGTGDGQLIKLAVDKDYHTACPMILYRANDDRRVFPKIHLDQVDRKHVYVPFRNQMMHVPVSKCRAYTNVQECWSAQDPHCVWCGSKRSCTFEDDCKDLDWLSIPADYQQKMVSYKIIKDPAGQIILNIQTHLTVGQTPLSNFACQFSASSSALCNMNGPPPQFPQCTCILSDSILPAEGLAVSVRIRLGTTQLLEQLTLTNCSDIRGPPSSVLCQQCIKTGCGWSQNECTWANEGDNVCQMIESGMNISRPDISSITPSVVSFFGRNHALLSGHNLGDVTGVRMQEYMDCTPQESPVWNNTGVNLTFHIPSTASKGMVKACALLPDGSCHGSTKITYRSSPSCNNIVPSSTWASGKRKITLMGSHLDFVEGVTHSHAPQEVRLPGNSNCQNLTYDTPAAENIQGTFTSTVFVKVANETLPCSTSITYYPEPEFTSFTPTKTGDDVRITIEKKADKLEMTTAELSVWGVQEGKQYPCIMEAKETNNETDFFTCEIKSTPNAKFQQLMIKYGDETVILYLKSSLLFLLMLLVLLLIPCIIIMVAIIYRSKQKKFTAEMNRRMEDLEFNIRNDIRQGFVDLQTEKADLIENVGAIPFLDYKHFASRIFFPESESLMMSCIKDIAQDAVKIQLDECCQCLSRLIQDPLFLTSMVQALEEQKSFTIKDKCTLASLLTVALHSNLLYLTEMMEVLLKALMHQNSNAQPKLLLRRTESTVEKLLTNWMSICLYGFLRESVGQHLFLMVSAVTQQMAKGPVDFVTEKALYTLSEDWLLWQAPDFSSLKLKVLFAVGSDGEVSEPLEVNTLSCDTVEQVKEKILSTFKAKFGFPYNISLRDVCIEYEKDRSFTPLEEVDASSEIIGEVTMLNTLKHYKVPDGATIKVLSKKTHPPLSPQGSLRDNENFSGKYFHLIDPDIEEHQRKNPERKKLKLKEVHLTKLLSTKVAVHSFVENLFKSIWGMPHSRAPHAVKYFFDFLDTQADNMRITDTDVLHIWKTNSLPLRFWVNILKNPQFVFDMEKTPHLDSCLSVIAQAFMDCFSLSETQLGKHAPTNKLLYARDIPKFKQEVKAYYKQIRDQSPITDSEFKDFLQEESKKHENDFNEAAALRELYKFIQRYFTEIQDKFDQNGAPTELREQLHHVKNLFDGLKSCSWN; encoded by the exons ATGATCCTGCTCCCTGGTCTGCTATTTATTCTCAGCGGAGAACCGGGTCGTTGTCGGGGGGAGGATGGAGGCTTAACTTTTGATGGAGATATCCGCCACTTCGCCGTGGCCACCAACACGGTTTACATCGCTACAGAAAAGAAGCTGTACCAGCTGAGCCACGACCTCACTGTGGTCCAGAGTCTGAACCAGAGAGGAATCTTGAAGGGCGGAAACAAGCAGTCGGACGAGGTGCAGTTTTACCGGGTTTCAGAAGAGGCTTGGAGGAACGCAACTTTTAGAGTCAACATGCTATTGCCATTTGTTGAGAACGACACTTTGATCAGCTGCGGGGTGACCGACAATGAGTGTGGTTACTGCGAGGTTCTGGACCTGATGAACATCTCTAACATTCTGTACAGCGAGAGCATCCAAGTGGGACCACTGAGGCGCAGCAACGCGTCCGTCGCAGTCTTGGTGAATGTGGAGAAGAATCCAACCCGGAGCGACACTTACATTCTGACCGCGATACAGCAATATCAAGACCACTCCGAAAAGGGCAGCTGCACCTCAGATTCCGTAACTGTCAACCTTCAGAATACGAATAACAAACAGACAGGGGGTATATTTTCCCTTATTGATGACCAAGCCACGCCTTCGGTCAAAAGTTCACGCGATGTGGAGTTTGTGGACGGATTTCAGATCAATTCAGTCATATATCTGCTCTCCAACGTGCCCTCAGATGATAGAAGTAACAGAGTCCGTCTAATTTGGCTTGAGGGCAAAACCAGCAAGACCCGAACTCTCAGGTCGCTGCGGGGTGCGACTCTCAATATTTCTGAAGCTGGTGGAGAATGTAACAGACTCCTGGCCTCTTCGTTGATCCCGGGCGGGCCGCCGGTGCTCTGGGGCGGAGTATTCAGTATGGACGTAGGACAGACCAACACCGAGCTGATAGTGTTTGATATTAGTCCTGATCTCACCGGAGAGGCCGATGCAGATCCAGACTTCTGCAGTAGTGTCTGTACTGACAATCCAAGTTTTAAAAAG TCAAAGAGCCTGAAGCCGAAGGCAGTGCTCTTCAGGCAGAAGTACATGACCTCTTTGCTGGCAGTGAGGCAGAAGGCCTGGGTGGTTTTCTTCATCGGGACAGGAGACGGGCAGCTGATTAAG CTCGCTGTAGATAAGGACTATCACACCGCCTGTCCCATGATACTCTACAGGGCCAATGATGACCGCCGAGTGTTTCCCAAAATACATCTGGATCAAGTGGATCGTAAACATGTGTATGTGCCATTTCGAAACCAG aTGATGCATGTACCTGTGTCAAAGTGCAGAGCATACACAAATGTGCAGGAGTGTTGGTCTGCACAGGATCCACACTGTGTCTGGTGTGGCTCTAAAAGAAG ttGCACATTTGAAGATGACTGCAAAGATTTAGACTGGCTATCCATTCCTGCTGATTACCAACAGAAAATGGTTTCTTACAAAATTATAAAGGACCCAGCAGGCCAG ATCATACTTAACATCCAGACACACCTGACTGTGGGCCAGACGCCACTGTCTAACTTCGCCTGTCAATTCTCTGCGAGTTCCAGTgcactttgtaacatgaatGGCCCTCCTCCACAGTTCCCACAATGCACTTGCATCCTCTCTGATAGCATACTTCCTGCTGAAG GCCTGGCAGTCAGTGTAAGAATTAGACTTGGGACGACGCAGTTATTAGAACAACTGACGCTAACCAACTGTTCTGACATCAGGGGACCGCCAAGTTCTGTCTT gTGTCAGCAGTGTATCAAGACTGGATGTGGCTGGAGCCAAAACGAATGTACCTGGGCAAATGAAGGA GACAATGTTTGCCAAATGATTGAGTCAGGGATGAACATTTCT agGCCAGATATCTCCTCCATCACCCCGAGTGTCGTGTCTTTCTTTGGCAGAAACCATGCGTTGTTGTCAGGTCATAACCTCGGTGATGTGACCGGCGTGAGGATGCAGGAGTATATGGACTGCACTCCACAAGA ATCTCCTGTATGGAACAACACAGGCGTGAATCTGACGTTCCACATTCCCAGTACAGCTAGTAAAGGCATGGTCAAAGCATGTGCTCTCCTCCCAGATGGTAGTTGCCATGGCAGCACTAAAATCACCTACCGGTCATCACCATCCTGCAACAACATTGTACCAAGCAGCACCTGGGCCAG TGGAAAGAGGAAGATCACACTCATGGGCTCTCACCTGGATTTTGTGGAGGGGGTCACACACAGCCACGCACCGCAGGAAGTCAGGCTTCCTGGAAACAGCAACTGTCAG AATCTCACCTATGACACACCTGCGGCTGAAAACATTCAGGGGACTTTTACCAGCACTGTGTTTGTGAAAGTAGCCAATGAAACCTTGCCCTGCTCCACAAGCATCACCTACTATCCAGAGCCTGAGTTTACCAGCTTCACACCGACAAAGACAGGGGATGATGTGCGCATCACCATCGAG aaaaaggCAGACAAACTGGAGATGACAACAGCAGAGTTGTCAGTATGGGGCGTTCAGGAAGGAAAACAATACCCCTGCATCATGGAGGCCAAAGAAACTAACAACGAGACTGACTTTTTCACGTGTGAAATTAAGAGCACACCTAATGCTAAATTTCAGCAGTTAATG ATCAAGTATGGAGATGAGACAGTAATACTGTACCTTAAATCTTCATTACTGTTCCTTCTGATGCTGCTTGTCCTTCTGCTGATACCCTGCATTATTATCA tggTGGCAATTATCTACCGAAGCAAACAGAAGAAGTTCACTGCTGAGATGAACAGGCGTATGGAGGATCTGGAGTTCAACATCAGGAATGACATCAGACAAG GTTTTGTGGatctgcagacagaaaaagctgACCTGATTGAAAATGTTGGAGCGATTCCTTTCCTGGACTACAAGCACTTTGCCTCCAGAATCTTTTTTCCTGAG AGTGAATCTTTGATGATGTCCTGTATCAAAGACATTGCTCAG GATGCAGTGAAGATTCAGCTTGATGAATGTTGCCAATGCTTGTCCAGGCTGATCCAGGATCCGCTCTTCCTCACATCTATGGTGCAAGCTCTGGAGGAACAGAAAAGCTTCACCATCAAAGACAA GTGTACATTGGCATCCCTACTAACAGTAGCACTCCACAGCAACTTGTTGTACCTGACAGAGATGATGGAGGTTCTGTTGAAAGCACTGATGCATCAAAACAGCAATGCTCAGCCCAAACTGTTGCTACGACGCACCGAGTCCACAGTGGAGAAACTGTTGACCAACTGGATGTCCATATGCCTTTATGGCTTCCTCCGG gaAAGTGTTGGCCAGCACCTGTTCCTGATGGTGAGCGCTGTCACGCAGCAGATGGCCAAAGGACCTGTTGACTTTGTGACAGAGAAAGCTCTGTATACACTCAGTGAGGACTGGCTGCTGTGGCAGGCTCCAGACTTCAGCTCCCtg AAGCTGAAGGTGCTGTTTGCAGTGGGCAGTGATGGGGAGGTCAGTGAGCCTCTGGAGGTCAACACACTCAGCTGTGACACAGTAGAGCAGGTCAAAGAGAAAATCCTATCCACCTTCAAGGCCAAATTTGGTTTCCCCTACAACATTTCCCTCAGGGACGTTTGTATTG AGTATGAGAAGGATAGATCTTTTACTCCTCTTGAGGAAGTGGATGCAAGCTCTGAGATTATTGGGGAGGTGACAATGCTCAACACACTCAAGCACTACAAG GTTCCTGATGGAGCGACAATTAAAGTGCTTTCTAAGAAAACTCATCCTCCTCTGAGCCCACAGGGGAGTCTGAGGG ATAATGAGAACTTCTCTGGAAAATACTTCCACCTG ATTGATCCTGATATAGAGGAGCACCAAAGAAAGAACCCAGAGAGGAAGAAGTTAAAACTGAAGGAAGTGCACCTCACCAAGCTGCTCTCTACCAAG GTGGCGGTGCATTCATTTGTGGAGAACCTGTTCAAGTCTATCTGGGGGATGCCACACAGCAGAGCTCCGCATGCTGTCAAATACTTCTTTGACTTTCTGGACACTCAGGCAGACAACATGAGGATCACTGACACAGATGTCCTGCACATCTGGAAGACCAACAG TTTGCCTCTGCGCTTCTGGGTCAACATCCTCAAAAACCCGCAGTTTGTTTTCGACATGGAGAAGACTCCACATTTGGACAGCTGCCTATCAGTCATCGCTCAGGCCTTCATGGACTGCTTCTCACTCAGTGAGACCCAGCTGGGGAAG CATGCACCAACCAACAAGCTCCTATATGCCAGAGATATTCCCAAAttcaaacaggaagtgaaggCTTACTACAAGCagatcagagaccagtcacCAATCACAGACTCAGAATTCAAGGACTTTCTGCAGGAGGAGTCAAAG aaacatgaaaatgatttcaACGAAGCGGCAGCCCTCAGAGAGCTCTACAAATTCATCCAGCGATACTTCACGGAG